Below is a genomic region from Rhineura floridana isolate rRhiFlo1 chromosome 5, rRhiFlo1.hap2, whole genome shotgun sequence.
GCAAGCCAAATTGATGTCATTTTATAGTTGGATTTctcttgggttcaaatccctccaCAGTCTCAGCCTTAGTCTGGAAAGCAGGGATTTCACAGGAATTGGATGTGTGTATGTCCTTTCAGGTCCAATAATGCCAGTGAAGTGCTGCTATATTAGATACAGTCATTAATAAAGACAAGATACAAAACTGTGTGCACAATGGGGCaaactatttatttcatttgcatACTTAAAAGTCTGGTTTGCTGTTTGTTCTTCAAGGAGCAGCTAGCATCAGGttctcccaggtggtctcccatttgTGGGCAGGGATGTGGAGTGCATGGCTTGCAGTGGTGAACCAACTACTTCTCTGCAATAGTTGTTCTTGGGGATGGGATGTCAACAAACATAAACTCTTTCTCGAGGCCTAGTAAAAAGTTTCAGAAATaatcctttctctctcccagcagTCCAACAGGCGTCAGTCATTGGCTTTCAGCATTCTGAATACACCGAAGAAATTGGGCAACAGCCTTCTGCGCCGTGGGCCAAACCGCAAAGTGACTCCTAAAAACTCCCCCCGGAGCAGCAGCCGGAGATCCCCGAGGGCAGCGGCGTCTCCAAAGGGCAAGGTAGGCGAAGGTGGAAGCGATTTCCTCTAGGGCTCTCTTGAGTCTCTCCCTCCAGATCCCTCTCCCGGTGTTCTTGACCACAGACAGCCTTCTCAGATAGCGTAAGCCATGAATTGCAGGGAGCAGGGGATATTTTGCCCTGAGTGCGATGcggtattttaatatatttaaactaGGGGCTTTTGCCCCTGCATGCTTGGCACATCAACACTACCTCCAAATCCTAGGCGTCCTCTACCCCCCTCGCCAAACTACCTAGTGCCTCCAGGCATTGGTGTGCGGTGCCTGCCATCGTCTTGGTCACCTGAAGCTGGGCTGGGCCGCTTGCACACCTCAGGCGTTcacactcacacatgcacacctctTGGCCACGTACTGCACATGTGCTCTCCCACCACGGCTGACCGCCACCACGGAATGCTGCGGGTCTTCACGCAGCAGTTCACAGCACTACCTGCCTGTGGCCAAGCAGACTGCAGCACGACCCTTGCACTTTTATCATACACGAGGATACATACTCTGTGGGCTGGCAGGGAAGAGCTTGGCATGTGGAAAAACCATGTTTGGAGGGACTTGAGAAGGGGGGGCAAATAGGATCCTAGGAGGGTGCTGATATGAAGCAGAGAGAAGGGTGCTGTGACCTGAACAGGGGGTGCAGAGAGGTGCCTGTTGTCCCTCAAGTCTTGAGTTTCTTGGAGCACCACATATGGTTTTCCAGCAGGGCCAGATCCATTGCTCAGCCTTCGGCCAGCCAAGTAGTCTTGCAAGTGCCACATCCTCCCCTGCAGCCTGTGACTTGCCCGCCCCTTTTCTTCTACAGGTCTCGGGGGCTGCCAGAACAGGCGAGCATCCCCTTGCCCAACACCAGCAGGCTGGTATGCCCCCTCTTCTAGTTGGGTCACACTCGGGGCAGCACAGGGTCTCCTGGCAGCACTCTTTgggcctctctcccctcctgctgtggaGTGTGGTTTCTGGGTTTACAGCACCTGCCCTGCTGGTGGAAAACAGTATGTGCTGTGGGCTGAGCTCCCGCGTGGCATCATGCCTGCTGCCAGTCTGAGCGTGCACCCCGGAAAGCTAGTCTTGGTTCTCGTAAGGCAGCTGAGTTGGGCATCTGCGGGGAGCAAAGTGACAATGCTTGACCCTGCTTCCTTTGTGTCATTCTTCCTGGGCTCTGGGCTTCTTGGTAAGGGGTGTGGTCCCTGCCATGAGGCAGAGCAAGGCAGCCACCTCGGGTGTCGGGTGCACTAAGGTGACACAGTGAGAGAGAAATTGCTCCCAAGGGTGACTGAGGCCAGCAGGGGCAGAGCTGCACACAAACTCTTTCACCGTTCCCTTTCAGTTCCGTGGGGCTGGCACAGGAGAAGCCTGAAAGGGAATGATGGGAGGGGCATGTGCCAGTTAGATCTTCTGCTGTTTGGCCTCCGAATGCCTCCAGTTctgtcccagcaggagccctcctGGCTGCCAAACTCCGGtcttctttttgttgttgcaggCAAACTCCAAATCCCTGAAGAACACGAAATTCTAACGCCATTTTTCCTGGCTGAAGACTCCCCCGTATGCCATGTCTCCCCAGAGGGAAGGGAGCAAGGTGCCAACGCCCCCCAGTCTCTGCTGCCAGCCAAGCCGCCAgccatctctctccccctcattGTATTCCCTCCCAACCCTGATGAGGTCTAAGACCGCCTCCTTATCAGGACTCTGAGTGCGTtgacttccccccaccccctgatTTCCATGTGGTGCTGGGTGGTGGCCTGCTTGGCTGAGGGATGGGAGGGCTTTTCCCTCTGTGACGAACGCAGCTCTGCGTGCGCATAGAGAGTGGAATGGGACAGTCTCCCAGCCATTCCAGGGCCTGGCCCTTGCATTACCTTCTGCTCAGTCAGGCTGGAATTGGAGTGCTTGGCAAAGTAGGGCAGAGTGGCAGTATCCTGTGCGCACGACACAGAAAGGGGGTGTCACAATAGGAATTCTGGTGGTCTTTGCCAATGCACCCCATGGCACCCCCCTGTGCCTAAAGCACCTAGAGTTGCGCCTCCCTAACGAGAAGCGAAGGTCTTCCCTCTCCTGTCTCCCAGCGCTGAGCAAGGAAGGGCTGCATCAGCAGGCCTAGTGGGCGCGGTGCACCGGGCTGCCCAAGGCAGGGAGGTTTTCCCCAGCTCTCCTCTCTAAATTCTTCACTCTGCAAGGGGTTGGGAGGGGGCAGTGTCCCCTTCCGCACCTCCTTTGTTCATAAAACCTCAACTGTGAAACAAGAGCCAACAGCCTGGAGAATTAAAAGTGGGAAGCTGCCAACAAACGCTGAGACCTAGTTGCTCATTCTTTACCAGAaggcggggggagggggggaacacATTTGTCTCCTGTACAAAACTTTGCTCTGGTCGTCATGGGAGTCTTGTGCCTGCTTCTTGGCAGTGTTAGCACCATTTGGGAGCCAGAGAGACGTCGTAGGAGCAGCAAGCCCCCTTCCTGGCGGCTGGGCGGGAAGAGAACGCGCTCTCATGTACAGGCTGGGCATTCACCTTCCCTTTATTCTTCCGCAGGCTTTACTTAGCTGTGTTGCTTTGTATCGTACTCTGTAGGCACCGGCACGGGACAGGAAGGGGCCTCACGGCAGTGTTCCTCCCCAAGAGGGCAGATGGGTTCACagctgtggggtggtggtggtggtgctggctgGTCACTGGGGCCCGGGTCTTTATCTGGTGTTTTAGGGCAGGGTTGATTTTGGGCACCGTCTGGCGGGACGTTCTCCTGCAGATGCTCCATGGAAGTGAACGAGAGCTGTGCAAAGGCAGGCACTTCCATTCGCTTCAGTGGGTTGTGCCCCCTTTGTGGCGTTCAGGGTCACAACCCTTTGGAATTGGCCTTGGCCCAGAAAAGACGGCTCTCCTTCATCCTCTCCAGAGGCCAGCCAGCTGCCTGTTATACTAGCCCAGGCTCTCTTCCTTGTGGAAAAGAGCCAGAGTTGGCCACAAGGAGCCTCCAGGGGCCTTTCTGGAGCTGGCTCAGTCCGCAGCTGTGACAAGGGCCGCATGCTGAAGTGTTCCTCTGTGGATCACCCTGATGAGCTCTTTCCTGGACTGGGGGAGGGACACTGCTTGAGGatgccccccacccacccccgcaGCCCTCTAATACTCGCCTTTGTAGAGAATTTAGCAATCAAATGCATCATTTTAAATAATGTTTCTACTTGTAAATAAATGGTATTTTTCTCCCAATAAGAGGGGCTTGATTATGTTTTCCCAGTTATTGCGCCTTCATCATCTCACTTCTAGTGCACCAGAGGCAGGCTTGGCATTAGAATTAGattttattacccgcccttcacccaaaggtcccagggtgggttacaacaaatttaaacacatcattaaaaacagttaaaagcaacctaaacaacatcacagaaaacagggtgggtcctaaaagtatACATCCCAGGTGTTGAAGGCCcgggcaaagaggtgcatcttccgCATTCGCCTAAAAGTGTACAGCgatgttgccagatgcacctcggtggggagggagttccacagcttaggggccgccacagagaaggccctctcctgggccgcTACCCCCAAGCATCTGGAGGGTGGCGgataccaaaagggccccctctgctgatttcaacacccgaaagggtctgtagggaagtagatggtctttcagatatttgggaccaaagtcatttagggcttgaaacactaacgtgagcaccttgaattgggcccagaaacgaaGTGCTACTAATGTAGCTGTCTTAaaacgggttatatgagttctaaagggcagAGTCTGCCCCGGCAACCTCTTTTCCTGCTGTTAAGAGAAAGAAGAACGTGCTTTTGAGCTTGGGCAAAGTACATGGCTCTCAAAATTGAGCTTCCACAAAGGACCAATTCCACAAAGCtcggtttttctttattatcattatttcaatttatattctgtccttcttcccagaaggagcccagggcagcaaacaaaaactctgAAAACACCCTtcaacatcttaagaacaaaagacttCAAGACATATCaaaacaagacatcttaaaaacatttttttttaaatcgtaaaaatttttaaaaagcaattccaacacacactgggataaggtctccacttaaaaggattgatgaaagaggaaggtcttcaataggcgcccaaaagataacggagatggcacctgtctaatatccaaagggagggaattccacagggtaggtgctgccacactaaaggtccgtttcctctgttgtgcagaacggacctcctgattaagatggtatctgcaggaggccctcacctgcagagcgcagtgatcgactgggtgtataaggggtaagacggtctttcaggtatcctggtcctgagctgtctagggctttgtacaccaaaactagaaccttgaatttagccctgtagctaataggtagccagtgcaattctttcagcagcggggtgacatgttggtgataccttgtcccagtgagcagtcttgccactgcattttgcaccagttacagcttccggaccaacctcaagggcagcctcacaaacagcacattacagttatccagcctgaaggttaccagtgtgtggataacagtggtcaggctatcccagtccagtaaCAGCCAACGCAGCTCTCTTACCacccgaagctggtgaaaggcactcgtagccactgaggtcacctgggcctctagcaacaaaaatgggtctagagcacccccagactatggacctgctctttcagagggagcacgacCCCATCGAAAGCAGGTAAtcaaccaattatctgaactggggaaccaccaacccacagtgcttccgtcttgctaggattcagactcagtctattggccctcatccaacccaccactgagtccagggcttgcatgagctctcccgattcagatgttacagagaaatagagctgggtatcgtcagcgtactgctgacacctcaccccagatttccgaatgaccgctcccaagggcttcatatagatgttaaacagcattggggagaaaaTAGGCAGTGAGGTGCTGCGGGGTgccaactgccaaggggccaaaagacaatcacctaatgctattctttgaaaacaaccttggagataggatcagaaccactgtaaaacagcacCTCTGCTACCTatctcactaagtcagcccagaaggataccatagtctatggtttcaaaagctgctgagatagcaagaataacagggtcacactccccctgtctttcttccGATAAAcacccatcagggtgaccaaggctgattcagtcccataaccaggcctgaacccagactggaatgggtcaagataatctgtttcatccaagagtacttgtgccacaaccctctcagtcaccttctctaagaaggggatatttgcaaccgggcggtagttgtcacaaaccaatgattccagggtgagctttttcaggagcagttggatcactgtctctttcagggcagctgggaccactgtGTGTCAcaaagacatgttgaccacaccctggatccacgcAGTCatacctcagcaagctttaataagccaagaaggtcaagggtcgagaggacacgttgctggccgcatcatggcaagcaccttgttcacatcattaggccacatcagctgaaactcatcctaagaagttgcagcaggcatTGCACTCTCACACTGGACACcctggacacttcactggggactacagtagatgtggatggggcatcaagattgctagagGCGAGTAActtcaccctcaaagtgccttgcaaacaattcacagtgggcttctgaagagGCTAAAAGTCCATTCCCTGGAGTTGATGGCCCTACAGTGTAATTCCCCACAGAAGAGCAGATGTCTCCCTGCCCCATCTTCTGGAACGTGCCTGTCCACAGAGAGTAGAGCAGGACCCTCTGTTCTCCCCCCACAGGAGTGCTCCAGAAGGGATTCAtggcctctgaagctgagaggtgcagAAGGAACCAGAGGGTCACATTCTGTCCCATTCCTTTCCTGGTACAGGTTTTCTACCAAGGCAACAAAGACAGTTTCCTCCCTAAACTcagactgaaatagatccagatctCTAAACACctgagattagggatgggtgagaatttcgattcagttcgcatttcaaacagaatttatcaaattagcactttccaaaacaatatgagagctgacagccatccttcgaaattcacatttattagaattttgggatgcagtttgccaactaaacatttacaaaaatgcatatattaggggaaagtgcatcagaaaataacatgcaaaaaagcatgaaatgatgagaaatggcttataaaaatgtgtaccttagtcaaaattgcctacaaaatacGTCGGTTTTTTTTAGGAATTCAgactaaaatggagaattttcatgaggatttttttaaaaaaatcagattgctgtagaaacgtagagaactgaatttaacattggaagaaTGAGGATCTGAAAGAACAAaaagagagatctttccatccctacctgagatAGATAGGCTCTCACTTGCTCAGGCCTCAAGCAGGGCGGATGTTTCGAAGGCAGGTCGTCGGCTGCAAGCCGCCCACTCCTGCTGTGAAGCTGGAGGAAGGCTTTGGGTGAGGGAGGGGGTGGGCCCCCTTTCTAACGGGGGTGGGCCCCCTTTCCCCAGGCTGTTAGAGCTTCCTAGGATCCAACCAACACTGTGAAATGGGTCTGGTCCCACACAGGAGCAGCATTTCACATACAATGAAttcacacacatgtgcatgcatacTGTCAAAGGGGATCATGGCTCAGTGACGGAACAGAGACTCCCCTGCGGCAAGGACTCTGGAGTGTTAATACAGTTTTACACATCAGACAAGGAAGAGAACAGGAAAAAACAGTGACAGCTGCCATTTGTTCGCAGAGGAGCGTAAAGAGACTGCCTCTAGATTTTATTTAAACGGTTCTGCATATGGTTTGGCGCTCTGAATGATGTTTTAAATCCTCCAGGAATGGCATTTTGCTAACTTCCCCACTTCCTTGGTGCCCTGTGTCTCGGGGCACTCCCTGCCTTTGGGATGAGTTGAGCAGGTGGAGCAGTCATCGCCTGGAGCAGAGAGGTGGGAAGGAGAAAGTAAGAGCAGGAGCACTGGAAGGAGGTGGCGGGCTGTCGATGGCAGCCGTGAGTCCTCCATCACTCTAATGCTGGGCATGCTCCTGTCCTCTGGCCACTCAGCCCTGTGGAACCATGAAATATAGAAAGGTGGTTGGTTTCTGCCTTAATAGTGAATGGATCCCTGTGTCCTATTAGATTATTTGCGACCGCTTggtcatcagatgcatgaaggagGTGATTGCCTAAGTCAGCCTCCCACAACCTGggactgatgcgagttgtagtctaaaacatctggagggcaccaggctggggaaggttgGGCATATATCCCCTGAGTACAGAGGCCAAAAGGTCAAGCAGAGCCTGACAGCCACAGAGGTCAATAACAATGCAGATTGTACACTGAGTGCTGGATCCATCCTGTGCTGGAGTAACTGACTCCTGCCTTGTCAGTTGTCTaaggctcctgctaggaggaagggcgggatataaatcaaataataaatagagagGAGGAGACAGCCTGGCCCTGCCACAAGTGTGACGCTTAATATTGCAGCTGCCTCTCTGCTGAACGTGTCTCCCTCAAAATCGTACATAAACAGGCACAAAAGTGGGGCTTTGCTGTTTCCCGACTCCCAGCGTCAAGAGCGACCCTACGTTGCCTTCCGAAGGGGATGTCAGCCACTCTACAGTTGCATTTTCTGTGGGAAAACCTGGGGGTGGCGTTTCTGAGTGCTCAGCAACACATTTGCTAATCTGCACTTCCCAGACGGTATTTGGGAGGTGGACAGGGAGACCCCTCTGGGCCTGAACCTTTTACAGGGCCtgttcctctcctcctcttcagGTGCTTCCTGGAGGTGGCCGGGTCAGTGGCACTGGGATTTGTCTACATGTGCAAACCGCTCTCCTGTATCGGTGCCGTTTACAGCAGTTGCTGGGAGAGGGCTGTGTCTGTGCCCCTACCGCGTGTGGGCACCTTTGGCCAACTGGTGCTGGAAATGGGCACTAGACCGCATGGGCTcacttgggcctgatccagcaaggctcttcttacacTCCTACGCAGAGAGAAAGATTACATTTTGCAGCCCTAGTCTGGCATCTCTCCCTATGCAGGGCCCTGATGTTCACACTGTTGCTGTTTACAAACAGATGGAAGGTGCCGAGGCTTTGGCGGCACTTCAGTTGACAGGCCTCTCCTCTCCAGCATATCCAGAATGGGTGCTGCTTACCCAGAGCTCTGCTCAAAAGTTTCCAAGCACTCCGCTCCCACTCACTGCTGCATCTTGACCATGCAACTCCTTGTTACGCTTCCAGGTGACTGCTTTCCGTGCTGAGCCTGCTGGGTCAAGGACGATGCATTCGAACTTGGTGCTCAAGATCTTCTTTGTGAAGACAGGGATGAACAGCTCCCGTCTCAGGGCAAGGCCGGTGCCCTTGGCTTCCTCTCTGtggggaagaaaggggggaaatgagcaggaggaggaaagcagAATGAGAGTGTGTGGGGAGAACCTAACAGCCGTGGACCCAGTAGCAGGGAAGCACCAGGATGCCACAGATGCCAATTCAAGGGTGATGGAGAGACAGGCTGGACCCTCAGCAAAGCCTCTCCTCGTGGCCACTACGGACAGATGGGCTCATGGGTCacaagggtgggtgggtgggtggagagagagagagagtcatttCCCCATACTGTCATACAGCCCTTTTACTTTCTAAACACTAGTCGTTTGCTTCAAACAGGAGTGCTAGCTCGTGGGCCTTAACTGCCATCTCAACCCCCCCCAACGCCTAGTGATTTCTTTAgcaacttgtttttaaaaattacgaTTAAAATATTGCTCCTGTATGTCTCCCTCCTGTGGTACTATGATTCCAAGCAAGTTTTTTGTGGCtcccaagacacacacacactttgtccaatttttaaaaaagctttacattttcattttttaaaatttttctaAATAATGAACAATAAAAAGTGATTTTAAACAGTTTAGAATAGCTGATGGGGAAGTCTTTTGGAAGGCAGCCTTAAGGACACCAGTCCTCACCACATCCACTTTTACAATTTAGTCACACCTACTTTGCTATGTGGCCCCTGGATGATTTATCACGGAGTCAGTTTGGCCCTcaactaaaaaaaagaaagttagCCACGCCCTGATTAAAACTTGAAGCCTTTCAATTTTAAAAAGGCCTTAGTAACTAATGTAATTTTAAAAGTTACATATACTCAAATCACACGTTCCAGTCCTAAATGGAACAACATACTACATTTATGGTtcaaatgtgtggttttaaataacTGGTGAAAGAAGGTAATTGCCTGGTTCAGGAGCTGAACCTTTGAAAAAATACATCTGAAACACTGGGGAGGAGGGGTATTGATTTTGGCATGTGCAGGTATCAGTTGTTGCTTGCAGCTAATTCACTTCTTGTGCAAATGTATCCCAAGAGAGTCTTGGGCAGAGAGCTATTTACGCTTTGCACTTAAAATGACATGGTCCAAGTGTTCACACTAAGGAAAGTCTAGATTCCAGTCTGCATTGAGTTCTCCTGAGAGAGACCACAGTTCACTTTTGTGTAATCTTACCCCCTCTTGGTCAGGGGGAGAGGCGATGCTGACCTCCTCCTCACTCCAGCAATCCTGCTCTGCTCCTTGAGCTACTGAGGGTCCAGGCCTCTTTCTATACCCCTTGATTacattttcttttaatgcatttccccaactttctttagttaggaacataggagacTGCCTTcgacggagtcagaccattggtccctctggcTCAGTATtccctacaatgactggcagggactcttcagggtgtcaggcaggggacattcccagtcctacccagGAGTGTGgtagtccagggtctcggggggtcttagaccctttacttttttgggagcagggtccctatgtctccagaatcctgcGAGCCAGTCAACATGAAAGGGaagtctgttagccactgagaagagtcttctaacaagcttcctagtcctttcctactgattggagccaaagtAAAAGGtgacgagtcagccactgagaagactcttttcagtagctaacactccccccattcatgcttgttggctcctagggacgtctgttgttgtgagggaaggcattaacaaggaactcATTCACAACTCAGTGgcaaaaaagggggcatggctgtgactatcatgaagggaccctggacttctgaattAGCCACTACGTTGCtggccctacctagagatacccATCATGCAGCTGTTCCACTAGAGCAACAGCCTTCCTTGCCCTAAAGGATGTGATTGTAGAAGGCATCCTGCCTTGTTTCAAACGTCTTTCTTCCAGGGCTAAGGCCACTTTGCCCGTTCCTCCTTGaccttatttatttcatttatggccTGCCTTTCCTCTGAGAAGGTCAAAGTGGcatccaaacatggttctccccatccCAATTTCATCATCcttgcaaccctgtgaggtaggttaggctgagagacagggatTGGCCAAGGtcccacccagggagcttcatggccgagtggagatttgagccctggcctcccagatcccagtccggcactctaaccactacaccacactggctcttgggcTTCAGAGGAAAGTTAGGCCCTCTGGAAGTTGCAGGATTTACTCACATGGTGCTGCTTTCGGTCACTTCTTCTTCGGAGTACAAGTCTTCCAGGAAGGTTCCATTGGCCAGCCAGTACATGATGCCGCTGTCTGCAAAAGCTGTGTAGCCCTCACACAGGATGCGGATCGTTTCCCCTGAGAGGGAAAGGGAAAGTGGGGCTGAGTCTTCCACAAAGAGTCCAAAAGGATGGCAAACTATCGTCCTTTTGTAGGTCTGGCTCCTGATTACCAGGAAAGTGCCACCTCTCCAGAATGGGGCTGAAATCAGGGTGGGGAGGCTGTAGTTCCCACTCCATGGGGATCTAGACAATCTCTGGAAAGGACACTGAGAAGGCAAAGGGAGGGACAGGCACACAAATGCCCTGCTTTACCCAGGCATGTCAACGACACAACTAACTCCATGTGCAAATGTGTCAGTGTGatatagaatcatacaatagtagagttggaaggggcctacgaggccatccagtccaaccccctgctcaatgcaggaatccaacttaaagcatccccgacaggtggctgtccagctgcctcttgaaggcctccagtgtcggagagcccactacctctctaggtgattggttccattgtcgtatggctctaacagacaggacgtttttcctgatatgTAATGTCACAACTAGAACTTGCACATTGCTTGAGCTTCAGTGCTTTGCAATAAAGTCAGTCCGCCCTTGTCATTGCCAGTCTTCATGTGTGTTTAGCATCAAAACGGAGCGAGGTGCATGCCGGCGTGGAGCGGCCCTCAAGCAGAGGCATCACACTTCAGACGACCCAGTTCTGTGGTTGCACTGCCTGCTGTCCATCGCCAGGGGGCACGTGGCATGCTGGTGCTCATCGCCGCCAGAAATGGCCTTTTACAGAAAGCCACAGGCTGGGTCTGGCAGAGGTCTTCCCAAAATGTAGCCTGCATTGTCCGAGTATGACATACCTCTTTCAATCAGGCACTGAGGATATGTGGATGATGCCTTTCTAACATACCTTCCTGGCCAAAGACAGAAGCTGGAATGTACGACGAGCCTCATTTAGTGAAGCAACTCTGAGCCCGCTTTGTCATGAACATGGGGGCGGAGGGGGCACTGCCTTTTCCCCATGTTGCTGCCTCATATGATTCCTCCACCTGAGGTGCAAGTGGAGAGTTccttcatcagcattagtttcaggCCATGCAGAAGGGCCGAAATGGGAAAGAAGTAATAAATGTTTTGCTGGATCAAAGCAAACAAAGCAAACTCTCTATcccagtattctgtttccaacagtggacaGGCGGGTGCTTCTGGAAAGGTCACAAACAGAGCTCAAAGGTATCCTTTTGTATTCAGAGATGCCCTGCAAATGGATGGATCCATTTGACTTTTCATAGCTAATACCTATTGATAGATATGTACCCTCCCTCAGTCGTGGCATCtgcctcattccccccccccatttctttaagGGATCTAGGCCAAGTCCTTAAGTTAATTGTGCGCTGGCTGGTCAAAAGGAGCCAGTCCCCGCCACATATCCCTCTCCTATTCtttgctgtaatttgttttaactgttttaataggtttattttttattgttgtaacccactaaGGAATCTCATGGTGAACAGTGGAtaagaaatctaattaattaatagtaataataatagagtTATTTATTAAGTTTCTCTTTGGCttgcctcccaaaggagccaagggTGTCAACCAAGC
It encodes:
- the IL18BP gene encoding interleukin-18-binding protein → MSSATGLRGQTRCLLLALICSCTCLQGTDSASHLQPYISSHLRYQPDCGETIRILCEGYTAFADSGIMYWLANGTFLEDLYSEEEVTESSTIEEAKGTGLALRRELFIPVFTKKILSTKFECIVLDPAGSARKAVTWKRNKELHGQDAAVSGSGVLGNF